In the Agromyces flavus genome, GCCGCCGTCGTCGTCGGCCCGGCGCTCGGGGTCGTGTTCGTCCGCCGGCAGCTGCGAGCCGAGACGCCGATGCTCGACATGCGCCTCTTCCGCACCGGCTCGTTCGGCGGCGGCGTGCTGGTGAACCTGCTCAGCGTCATCGCGCTGGTCGGATTCCTCTTCTTCGTGTCACAGCACCTGCAGCTCATCGCGGGGCTCTCGCCGGTCGAGGCCGGGCTCGCGCTGACCCCCGGGCTGGCGATGATGATCATCGCCGGGCTCTCGGTCGTTCCGCTGGCCCGGCGCATCCGGCCGCGCGTGCTGGTGCCGGCGGCACTCGTGATCTCGGCGGGCGGCTACCTGGTCGTCGCGCTCGCCGCGGAGACGGGCGTCGGATGGCTCATCGCCGCGTTCGTGCTGCTCGGCCTCGGCATCGGCGTTGCCGAGACGGTCTCGAACGAGCTCATCCTCTCGAGCGCTCCACCGGCCAAGGCGGGAGCGGCGTCCGCAGTGTCCGAGACGGCCTACGAGCTCGGCGCGGTGCTCGGCACGGCGCTGCTCGGGAGCATCGTGGCGGCCTGGTACCGATCGGCCATCGAGCTGCCGTCGTCGCTGACGACGGCCGAAGCGGATGCCGCGCGCGAGACGCTCGCTGGCGCGGTCACCGTCGCCGAGTCGCTCTCCCCGGCCGATGCCGCGGCGCTCGCGACCTCGGCCGCACACGCATTCGACGGCGGAGTGGTCGTGACGGCGTTCATCGGCGTCGCCCTCATGGTCGCCGCGGCGATCGTCGCGGCGACCACGCTGAACGAGCCGAAGCGCGCCGCCTCGGAGTGAGGGGCGCCCTTCGGGGCCGGTCGATCGACCGGGTCAGTACGTCGTGCCGTCGTCCGTCTGGGACGTCTCGTTGCGCGTGACCCGCGAGCCCGTGGCCGGGTCGACGGTCGTTCGCGAGGTGGAGACCGCGCTGCGACGGCGTACGAGCAGGATGATGCCCAGGATGATCACCACGGCGCCGGCGGCCATCAGGATGTAGCCGACCATCTGCAGGTTGATCCAGTCCACTGCCACGTTGAGCGCGAACGCGAACACGGCGCCGATGGCGAAGAGGACGATTCCGAGACCGAGACTCATGACGGTGCCTTTCACTCGGGCGGCGGGGAGCGCCGCGATCGGCGGCTGGCGATCACCCGCCACCTGAGGCCGAGTGTAGTGAGCGAGCCTCCGGGCGGACAGTACGCTGGGAGGGCTGGCGGACGAAGGAGTGTTCATGGTACAGACGGTCAGGCTCGCGGTGATCCCGGGCGACGGGATTGGTCCCGAGGTGGTCGGCGAGGCGCTCAAGGCGCTCGACGCCGCCACGAGCGGAGCCGACGTCGAGTTCGAGCGCACGCAGTTCTCGCTCGGCGCCGCCCGCTTCCTCGACACCGGCGACGTGCTGACCGACGACGACCTCGACGCCATCAAGGGCCACGACGCGATCCTGCTCGGCGCGGTCGGCGGCGTGCCGGGCGACCCGCGGCTCGCGGGCGCGAACATCGAGCGCGGCCTGCTCCTGAGGTTGCGGTTCGAACTCGACCACTACGTCAACCTGCGCCCGAGCGTGCTGTACTCCGGCGTCGTGAGCCCGCTCGCCGACCCCGGCGACGTCGACTTCGTCGTGGTCCGCGAGGGCACCGAGGGACCGTACGTCGGCAACGGCGGCGCCATCCGCGTCGGCACGCCCGCCGAGGTCGCGAACGAGGTCTCGGTCAACACCGCCTACGGCGTCGAGCGCGTCGTGCGCTATGCGTTCGCCGCGGCATCCGCCCGCGCGAAGAAGAAGCTGACGCTCGTGCACAAGACCAACGTGCTCGTGTTCGCCGGCTCCCTCTGGAAGCGCACGGTCGACGCCGTGGCATCCGAGTACCCGGATGTCGCGGTCGACTACCTGCACGTCGACGCCGCGACCATCTTCCTCGTCACGGATCCTGCTAGATTCGACGTCATCGTCACGGACAACCTCTTCGGCGACATCCTCACGGACCTGGCCGGCGCGATCAGCGGCGGCATCGGCCTCGCGGCCTCGGGCAACATCAACCCCGACGGCCGGTTCCCGAGCATGTTCGAGCCGGTGCACGGTTCCGCGCCCGACATCGCCGGGAAGGGCATCGCCGACCCGACCGCCGCGATCCTCTCGGTCGCCCTGCTGCTCGACCACCTCGGTCACGGCGGGCCCGCCGAGCAGGTGCGCCAGGCGGTCGCCGCCGACATCGCCGACCGTGGCGACGCGCGGCGCTCGACCTCCGAGATCGGCGACGCGATCGCCGCACGCATCGGCGCCCCCGTGGGCGCCCACTGACTTCCGCTCCCGAAGGAGGAACACCTTGACCACCTCGAACCTCACCCTCAAGTCGCCCTCGGCCGCCGGTCTCGTCTGGCAGGTCACGCGCAACGACGCCGCCAAGTCGGCCGCCGAGCGCGAGGCGGTCCTCGCCGATCCCGGCTTCGGCAACCACTTCACCGACCACATGGTCGACATCTGCTGGTCCGAGAAAGGCGGATGGCACCGTCCGCGCGTCTCCCCGTACGGGCCGATCCAGCTCGACCCGGCGGCGGCGGTGCTGCACTACGGGCAGGAGATCTTCGAGGGCCTCAAGGCGTACCGGCACGCCGACGGCTCCATCCGCACGTTCCGCCCGTACGAGAACGCGGCGCGCATGCAGCGCTCGGCGCGGCGGATGGCGCTGCCGGAGCTGCCCGTCGAGTACTTCATCGACTCGCTCAAGCAGCTCATCGCGGTCGACGCCGACTGGGTGCCGAGCGCCCCCGAGACGAGCCTGTACCTGCGTCCGTTCATGTACGCCAAGGAGGCGTTCCTGGGAGTGCGCCCGGCCAAGAAGGTCGCGTACTACCTCATCGCGAGCCCGGCGGCCGCGTACTTCCCGGGCGGTGTGCAGCCCGTGAACATCTGGCTGTCGACGCACTACGCGCGCGCCGGCAAGGGCGGCACGGGTGCGGCGAAGACGGGCGGCAACTACGCCTCCAGCCTGCTGCCGCAGGCCGAGGCGTATGAGAAGGGCTGCCAGCAGGTGCTCTTCCTCGACGAGGGCAAGTACCTCGAGGAGCTCGGCGGCATGAACGTCGTGCTGGTCAAGAAGGACGGCACGCTCGTCACGCCCGAGTCCGACTCGATCCTCGAGGGCATCACGCGCGACTCGATCCTGCGCCTGGCGGCCGACCGAGGCCACCAGGTCGAGCAGCGCCGCGTCACGCTCGACGAGTGGCGCGAGGGCGCGGCCTCCGGCGACATCGTCGGTGCGTTCGCGTGCGGCACCGCGGCGGTGGTCGTGCCGATCGGCCGACTGCTCGCCGAGGACTTCGAGATCGTGCACTCGGGCGCGCGAGCGGAAGAGCTGGCGCTCTCGCTGCGCGAGGAGCTGACCGGCATCCAGTACGGCCGCGTCGAGGACCGGCACGGCTGGATGGTGCGCCTGGACGCGTGAACGCGTCGAGCAACGGCGTCGCGGTCTCGGCGCGCATCCGCGCGTTCGAGGCCGCCGACACCGAGCCCGTCGTCGCACTCTGGCGGGCGGCGGGGCTCGTCGTGCCGTGGAACGACCCGTACCGCGATATCGAGCGGAAGTCGACGGTGCAGCCCGAGCTCTTCCTCGTCGCCGAGGCGGCGGGTGCCGTCGTGGGCACGGCCATGGTCGGCTACGACGGTCACCGCGGCTGGGTGAACTACCTCGCGGTCGACGCCACGCGGCGCGGCTCCGGGCTGGGCCGACAGCTCATGGCCGAGGCCGAGCGACTGCTCGTCGAGCGCGGCTGTCCGAAGCTCAACCTGCAGGTCCGATCGACGAACACCAGCGTGATCGAGTGGTACCGCACGCTCGGGTACGAGCCCGACGGGGCGGTGTCGCTCGGCAAGCGGCTCATCCCCGACGTCGCCGGGCCGATCGACGCCGCCACGTAGGCTGGCGGCATGAAGGTCGCGCGCTTCGCCCACGGTGAGTCCATCTCGTTCGGCATCGTCGACGAGGAGGAGCACGAGCTCGTCGTGCTGAAGTCCGATCCGCTCTTCGCGGGGTACGATCCGACCGGCGAGCGGGTGCCGCTCGGCGAGGCGCGACTGCTCGCGCCCGTGATCCCGCGGTCGAAGGTCGTCGCGGTCGGCAAGAACTACCGCGAGCATGCCGAGGAGATGGGCGGCGAGGCGCCGACCGAGCCCCTGCTGTTCCTCAAGCCCAATACGTCGGTGATCGGTCCGGGCGACGCGATCGTCCTGCCGCCCGAGAGCGCGCAGGTCGAGCACGAGGGCGAGCTGGCGGTCGTGATCGGACGCGTGGCGCGCCGCGTGAGCGAGGCCGACGCGGCATCCGTGATCTTCGGCTACACCATCGCGAACGACGTGACGGCACGCGACCTGCAGCGGCGCGACGGCCAGTGGACGCGTGCGAAGGGATTCGACACGTTCTGCCCGCTGGGCCCGGTGATCTCGACCGAGATCGACCTCGAGCGCGGCGTCATCGAGACCGCGGTGAACGGCGAGCGACGCCAGCGCGGCAGCTTCGCCGACATGGTGCACTCGGTGTCGACGATCGTCGCGTACGCCTCGAACGTGTTCACCCTGCTGCCCGGGGACGTGATCCTCACGGGCACGCCGGCAGGCGTCGGGCCGATCGAGGACGGCGATCGAGTCGAGGTCACCGTTTCGGGGCTGGGGACGCTCGCGAACCCCGTGCGCGTGCCGGCGTAGCGGACGCCCGGCAGGACGGCTCAGGCCCCGGGTGCGCCCAGACCTGCGGAGATGAGGTCGGCCAGTTCGGGCAGTCCGGCGGGCTCCTCGCGCGGATCGGACCCCCGGTCGGCGGTCGCGGATGGCGCGGCGGCCGTGATGATCGCGACCCATGCCGCGGCGGCGGTGCGCAGGCGACGTGCGGCGATCGGATGGATCACGCTCGCGCCGAGCACGCGTTCGACGATGTTCTGCAGCTGCCGGCGGTAGTCGCCGAGCCTCGCGCGCACCTCGGGATGCGTGCGCTCCTCCCGCCAGACGATGACGCGTCGCACCTCGGACGCCTCCTGGAGTTCGTGGAGTCGGCGCGTGACGTTGAGCAGGGTGCGGGCCGGATCGCCCGGCGCCACGAGGTCGGTCGTGTCGATCGGATCGAGGTCGAGGCGCTCGGTCACGAGCGCGCGGAGTAGATCGGTCTTGCTGGGGAAGTAGTAGAAGAGCAGGCCCTTCGGAACGCTCGCGAGGTCGGCG is a window encoding:
- a CDS encoding 3-isopropylmalate dehydrogenase, whose amino-acid sequence is MVQTVRLAVIPGDGIGPEVVGEALKALDAATSGADVEFERTQFSLGAARFLDTGDVLTDDDLDAIKGHDAILLGAVGGVPGDPRLAGANIERGLLLRLRFELDHYVNLRPSVLYSGVVSPLADPGDVDFVVVREGTEGPYVGNGGAIRVGTPAEVANEVSVNTAYGVERVVRYAFAAASARAKKKLTLVHKTNVLVFAGSLWKRTVDAVASEYPDVAVDYLHVDAATIFLVTDPARFDVIVTDNLFGDILTDLAGAISGGIGLAASGNINPDGRFPSMFEPVHGSAPDIAGKGIADPTAAILSVALLLDHLGHGGPAEQVRQAVAADIADRGDARRSTSEIGDAIAARIGAPVGAH
- a CDS encoding fumarylacetoacetate hydrolase family protein, with product MKVARFAHGESISFGIVDEEEHELVVLKSDPLFAGYDPTGERVPLGEARLLAPVIPRSKVVAVGKNYREHAEEMGGEAPTEPLLFLKPNTSVIGPGDAIVLPPESAQVEHEGELAVVIGRVARRVSEADAASVIFGYTIANDVTARDLQRRDGQWTRAKGFDTFCPLGPVISTEIDLERGVIETAVNGERRQRGSFADMVHSVSTIVAYASNVFTLLPGDVILTGTPAGVGPIEDGDRVEVTVSGLGTLANPVRVPA
- a CDS encoding TetR/AcrR family transcriptional regulator, translating into MTRNPQTRTRILDAAERLFAERGFDATPTAAIADLASVPKGLLFYYFPSKTDLLRALVTERLDLDPIDTTDLVAPGDPARTLLNVTRRLHELQEASEVRRVIVWREERTHPEVRARLGDYRRQLQNIVERVLGASVIHPIAARRLRTAAAAWVAIITAAAPSATADRGSDPREEPAGLPELADLISAGLGAPGA
- a CDS encoding GNAT family acetyltransferase yields the protein MNASSNGVAVSARIRAFEAADTEPVVALWRAAGLVVPWNDPYRDIERKSTVQPELFLVAEAAGAVVGTAMVGYDGHRGWVNYLAVDATRRGSGLGRQLMAEAERLLVERGCPKLNLQVRSTNTSVIEWYRTLGYEPDGAVSLGKRLIPDVAGPIDAAT
- a CDS encoding DUF6458 family protein, producing the protein MSLGLGIVLFAIGAVFAFALNVAVDWINLQMVGYILMAAGAVVIILGIILLVRRRSAVSTSRTTVDPATGSRVTRNETSQTDDGTTY
- a CDS encoding MFS transporter; this encodes MNHETNTTALATPDVAASAITHADPGRTAAGGSRRRWLALAVLMLPVMLVSVDNTVLSFALPEIARDLGPTAAQQLWIIDAYPLVLAALLVAMGSAGDRFGRRRMLLIGSVGFALVSIAAAFAPTAETLIASRAALGFFGAMLMPSTLSLLRSVFVDREQRRVAIAIWASGFAAGSALGPIVGGVLLEHFAWGSVFLLAVPVLVPLLVLLPLLIPESRDPAPGRIDVPSILLSLTAMGGTVYGIKHLATEGIDPIGLAAVVVGPALGVVFVRRQLRAETPMLDMRLFRTGSFGGGVLVNLLSVIALVGFLFFVSQHLQLIAGLSPVEAGLALTPGLAMMIIAGLSVVPLARRIRPRVLVPAALVISAGGYLVVALAAETGVGWLIAAFVLLGLGIGVAETVSNELILSSAPPAKAGAASAVSETAYELGAVLGTALLGSIVAAWYRSAIELPSSLTTAEADAARETLAGAVTVAESLSPADAAALATSAAHAFDGGVVVTAFIGVALMVAAAIVAATTLNEPKRAASE
- a CDS encoding branched-chain amino acid aminotransferase produces the protein MTTSNLTLKSPSAAGLVWQVTRNDAAKSAAEREAVLADPGFGNHFTDHMVDICWSEKGGWHRPRVSPYGPIQLDPAAAVLHYGQEIFEGLKAYRHADGSIRTFRPYENAARMQRSARRMALPELPVEYFIDSLKQLIAVDADWVPSAPETSLYLRPFMYAKEAFLGVRPAKKVAYYLIASPAAAYFPGGVQPVNIWLSTHYARAGKGGTGAAKTGGNYASSLLPQAEAYEKGCQQVLFLDEGKYLEELGGMNVVLVKKDGTLVTPESDSILEGITRDSILRLAADRGHQVEQRRVTLDEWREGAASGDIVGAFACGTAAVVVPIGRLLAEDFEIVHSGARAEELALSLREELTGIQYGRVEDRHGWMVRLDA